The Planococcus donghaensis genome contains a region encoding:
- the pstB gene encoding phosphate ABC transporter ATP-binding protein PstB, whose amino-acid sequence MTTIVTEKALTEELVNDSAKKAVYETNQLNLWYGANHALKNIDLEIMENEVTAIIGPSGCGKSTYLKTLNRMVELVPSVKTSGEILYRGRNIFDNDYGVEELRTRVGMVFQKPNPFPKSIYDNIAYGPRIHGIKNKKILDEIVEKSLRGAAIWDEVKDRLNENAYSISGGQQQRICIARALAIEPDVILMDEPTSALDPISTLKVEELVQELKKDYSIIIVTHNMQQAARISDKTAFFLNGEVIEYDKTDTIFSNPSDKRTEDYISGRFG is encoded by the coding sequence ATGACCACCATCGTTACGGAAAAAGCACTAACAGAAGAACTAGTTAATGATTCAGCTAAAAAAGCTGTCTATGAAACAAATCAGCTTAACCTTTGGTACGGAGCAAACCATGCATTGAAGAATATTGATTTGGAAATTATGGAAAACGAAGTAACTGCGATTATTGGGCCTTCAGGGTGCGGCAAGTCGACTTACTTGAAGACGTTGAATCGCATGGTAGAGTTGGTCCCTTCAGTCAAGACTTCTGGAGAAATCCTTTATAGAGGTCGTAATATTTTTGATAATGATTACGGCGTTGAAGAACTGCGTACTCGTGTAGGAATGGTTTTCCAAAAGCCGAATCCATTCCCGAAATCGATTTACGATAATATCGCATATGGACCGCGTATCCACGGCATCAAAAACAAGAAAATTCTTGATGAAATTGTTGAAAAAAGTTTACGAGGAGCGGCTATTTGGGATGAAGTAAAAGATCGCTTGAACGAAAATGCTTATAGTATCTCGGGCGGGCAGCAACAACGAATCTGTATCGCACGCGCACTTGCAATCGAACCTGATGTGATTTTGATGGATGAGCCAACCTCAGCACTTGATCCAATTTCAACATTAAAAGTTGAAGAATTGGTTCAGGAATTGAAAAAAGACTATAGCATCATCATTGTGACGCACAATATGCAACAAGCAGCTCGTATTTCGGACAAAACAGCATTTTTCCTTAATGGAGAAGTAATAGAATATGATAAAACAGATACCATTTTTTCAAATCCTTCCGATAAACGTACGGAAGATTATATTTCAGGTAGATTTGGATAA
- the phoU gene encoding phosphate signaling complex protein PhoU — MSVRERFEFELNSAQEELITLSTMAVNALNKSVEALVTQDIDAALEVIEDDTEINQLEEFINDRVILLIAKQSPVATDLRRLIVTIKVASDMERVGDYAVNIAKETIRIGNQELLPQIEQILQMKKLAVAMLHQVIDAFVEEDIVKAKEIAELDDQVDDLYGDVIRKLIQAGGENPDKLGQITQLAFISRYMERSADHATNIAEQLFYLVRGRHYDLNK; from the coding sequence TTGTCAGTACGCGAAAGATTTGAGTTTGAGTTAAATTCCGCTCAAGAGGAATTGATAACGTTAAGCACGATGGCAGTGAATGCGTTGAACAAATCAGTAGAAGCACTTGTTACACAAGATATCGATGCAGCACTTGAAGTGATTGAAGACGATACAGAAATCAATCAACTAGAAGAATTTATCAATGACCGAGTAATCTTGTTAATTGCGAAGCAATCGCCGGTCGCTACTGATTTGAGACGGTTGATTGTTACAATAAAAGTAGCATCGGATATGGAACGAGTTGGAGATTATGCAGTTAATATCGCCAAAGAGACAATCCGCATCGGCAACCAAGAGTTGTTGCCTCAAATCGAACAAATTCTGCAAATGAAAAAATTAGCGGTTGCCATGCTGCATCAAGTTATCGATGCCTTTGTAGAAGAAGATATTGTCAAAGCAAAAGAAATTGCAGAACTTGACGATCAAGTCGACGATTTATACGGCGATGTAATTCGTAAACTAATCCAAGCAGGTGGAGAAAATCCAGATAAGCTTGGTCAAATTACGCAATTAGCATTTATCAGTCGTTATATGGAACGTTCTGCTGACCACGCCACTAATATTGCCGAGCAATTATTTTACTTAGTACGCGGTCGTCACTATGATTTAAACAAATAA
- the rpmG gene encoding 50S ribosomal protein L33 — protein MRVNITLACTECSERNYSTVKNKRNNPERLEMKKYCSREKKMTVHRETK, from the coding sequence ATGCGTGTTAACATCACTTTAGCTTGTACAGAATGTAGCGAACGTAACTACAGCACTGTTAAAAATAAGCGCAACAACCCTGAGCGTCTTGAAATGAAAAAATATTGCTCACGTGAAAAGAAAATGACAGTACACCGTGAAACGAAGTAA